In one Streptosporangiales bacterium genomic region, the following are encoded:
- a CDS encoding xanthine dehydrogenase family protein subunit M translates to MIPAAFDYTCPAGLDEAVSSLAEAGEDAKLLAGGQSLVPVLRLRLAVPTVLVDLGRVEELRGVRDDGDALVIGAMTTHHDVLADPLVREHAPLLALATETVGDRQVRNVGTVGGSIAHADPAGDLPAVAVALDAEMVIANGGGRRTVPAREFFVDYLTTVLQPDDVLVEVRVPKLGGWGVHYEKFHRTAQAWAIVGVAAAVRRENGSVAQARVTLTNMGSVPIRCTSVEQALAGGDASSDAVAAAAEHATEGTSPSADQNASPDYRQHLARVLTGRAVAKAAGL, encoded by the coding sequence ATGATCCCGGCGGCATTCGACTACACATGCCCGGCCGGCCTTGACGAGGCGGTGTCGTCGCTGGCGGAGGCGGGAGAGGACGCGAAGCTCCTCGCCGGCGGCCAGAGCCTGGTCCCGGTGCTGCGGCTCCGTCTGGCGGTGCCGACCGTGCTCGTCGACCTCGGCCGGGTCGAGGAGCTGCGCGGGGTGCGAGACGACGGCGACGCGCTGGTCATCGGCGCGATGACGACGCACCACGACGTCCTGGCCGACCCGCTCGTCCGCGAGCACGCGCCGCTGCTGGCGTTGGCCACGGAGACGGTCGGCGACCGGCAGGTGCGCAACGTCGGCACCGTCGGCGGCTCGATCGCCCACGCCGACCCGGCCGGCGACCTGCCGGCCGTCGCGGTCGCCCTCGACGCGGAGATGGTGATCGCGAACGGCGGCGGTCGCCGTACCGTCCCGGCCCGGGAGTTCTTCGTCGACTACCTGACGACGGTGCTGCAGCCCGACGACGTGCTCGTCGAGGTGCGGGTGCCGAAGCTCGGCGGCTGGGGCGTGCACTACGAGAAGTTCCACCGCACCGCGCAGGCCTGGGCGATCGTCGGGGTCGCGGCGGCGGTACGCCGCGAGAACGGGTCCGTCGCGCAGGCACGGGTCACGCTGACCAACATGGGCTCGGTGCCGATCAGATGCACGTCCGTGGAGCAGGCCCTGGCGGGCGGTGACGCGTCGTCCGACGCGGTCGCGGCGGCGGCAGAGCACGCGACGGAGGGGACCAGTCCGAGCGCCGACCAGAACGCGTCACCCGACTACCGGCAGCACCTCGCCCGCGTCCTCACCGGACGGGCGGTGGCCAAGGCGGCCGGCCTGTAA
- a CDS encoding carbon monoxide dehydrogenase gives MELEHEFTVPVGVKEAWDVLLDVERIAPCMPGATVLDVRGDEFAGTVRVKVGPIAMTYAGDARFAEKDEAAHRVVMEAAGKESRGSGTAKATVTATLAEAPDGGTAVRVVTDLTVTGRPAQFGRGMLQDVGGRLIGQFADNLAQTLQEDRSAASATNGGGSASSTATPSPSPGVEASVPPRSQPAEALDLLQLTGVSGFVAKYKVPIVGAVAGGLLLWFVLRKRRRS, from the coding sequence ATGGAGCTGGAGCACGAGTTCACCGTGCCGGTCGGAGTCAAGGAGGCGTGGGACGTCCTGCTCGACGTCGAACGCATCGCGCCGTGCATGCCGGGGGCGACCGTCCTCGACGTCCGCGGCGACGAGTTCGCCGGCACGGTACGCGTCAAGGTCGGCCCCATCGCGATGACCTATGCGGGCGACGCGCGCTTCGCCGAGAAGGACGAGGCCGCGCACCGCGTCGTCATGGAGGCCGCGGGCAAGGAGAGCCGTGGATCCGGCACGGCGAAGGCCACGGTGACCGCGACGCTCGCCGAGGCCCCGGACGGCGGCACGGCGGTCCGCGTGGTCACCGACCTCACCGTGACGGGCCGTCCCGCCCAGTTCGGTCGCGGCATGCTCCAGGACGTCGGCGGCCGGCTGATCGGCCAGTTCGCCGACAACCTCGCGCAGACCCTGCAGGAGGACAGGTCGGCGGCTTCCGCGACGAATGGCGGCGGGTCGGCCTCGAGTACCGCGACGCCGTCCCCGAGCCCGGGCGTTGAGGCATCGGTGCCGCCGCGCTCGCAGCCGGCCGAGGCACTCGACCTGCTCCAGCTGACCGGCGTCTCGGGCTTCGTCGCGAAGTACAAGGTGCCGATCGTCGGCGCGGTCGCCGGCGGCCTGCTGCTCTGGTTCGTCCTGCGGAAGCGCCGCCGCAGCTGA
- a CDS encoding molybdopterin-dependent oxidoreductase — MTVTSDRPAEVGMARLRKEDERLITGRTLWTDNITIRGMVHLAILRSPMAHARITGIDTSAAAALPGVIAAFSGRDLADEQGALPCAWPVTDDIVTPDHPALAVDEVRFAGEAVAVVAARDQATALDALEAIDVDYEPLPVVLDMEAALADGSPLVHESKGTNKSYTWIFDSAEAGTGGSIDDAIAEAEVHLSRRYVQQRLIPAFMEPRSVVVEPTGGSFTMWSATQIPHILKLMLALTTGIPEHKLRVVAPDVGGGFGGKLQVTPEEVIALLVAKRTNKPVKYTESRSESLQAAHHGRDQIQQLDLTARRDGTVTGFGVKLLANMGAYLGLVTPGIPILGAFMFNAIYKFPAYRFDCTGVFTTTAWTDAYRGAGRPEATYAVERMMDELAAELGMDPMEVRRKNWITHEEFPFTTVAGLTYDSGNYEAATDQAMSTFGYDELRREQAERRDRGDPVQLGIGVSTYTEMCGLAPSRVLGALKYAAGGWEHADVRMLASGKVEVVTGTSPHGQGHDTAWSQIVADQLGVPFEDVEILHGDTRTSVKGMDTYGSRSLSVGGAATVMACQRVVEKAKKVAAHMLECSEDDVEFVAGTFKVKGSPGSEKTIQDIALATFAAHDLPEGFEASLDASATFDPENFSYPHGTHLCAVEVDTETGMTSIRSYVAVDDVGHVINPMIVDGQVHGGIAQGIAQALYEDAIYDAEGNLVTGTFVDYTPPTAADLPAFTTSRTETPATTNPLGVKGVGEAGTIASTPAVVNAIVDAVRPMGVTDVAMPCSPERVWRAIQQAKDGAR; from the coding sequence ATGACCGTCACCTCGGACCGTCCCGCAGAGGTCGGCATGGCCCGCCTCCGCAAGGAGGACGAGCGGCTGATCACCGGGCGCACGTTGTGGACTGACAACATCACGATCCGCGGCATGGTGCACCTGGCGATCCTGCGCAGCCCGATGGCGCACGCGCGGATCACGGGGATCGACACCTCCGCGGCGGCGGCGCTGCCGGGCGTCATCGCGGCGTTCAGCGGACGAGATCTCGCCGACGAGCAGGGTGCGCTGCCGTGCGCCTGGCCGGTCACCGACGACATCGTGACACCGGACCACCCGGCGCTCGCGGTCGACGAGGTGCGGTTCGCCGGTGAGGCCGTCGCAGTGGTCGCGGCCCGCGACCAGGCGACGGCGCTCGACGCGCTCGAGGCCATCGACGTCGACTACGAGCCGCTGCCCGTGGTGCTCGACATGGAGGCGGCGCTCGCCGACGGCAGCCCGCTGGTGCACGAGTCGAAGGGCACGAACAAGTCGTACACCTGGATCTTCGACTCCGCGGAGGCCGGCACCGGCGGCTCCATCGACGACGCGATCGCCGAGGCCGAGGTCCACCTCAGCCGGCGCTACGTGCAGCAGCGTCTGATACCCGCGTTCATGGAGCCGCGCAGCGTCGTGGTCGAGCCGACGGGCGGCTCGTTCACCATGTGGTCGGCGACGCAGATCCCACACATCCTCAAACTGATGCTCGCGCTGACGACCGGCATCCCCGAGCACAAGCTCCGGGTCGTCGCGCCGGACGTCGGCGGCGGCTTCGGTGGCAAGCTGCAGGTGACCCCTGAGGAGGTCATCGCGCTGCTCGTCGCGAAACGCACCAACAAGCCGGTCAAGTACACCGAGTCACGCAGCGAGAGCCTGCAGGCCGCCCACCACGGCAGGGACCAGATCCAGCAGCTCGACCTGACGGCCAGGCGCGACGGCACCGTGACCGGCTTCGGTGTCAAGTTGCTCGCCAACATGGGCGCGTACCTCGGTCTGGTGACGCCGGGCATCCCGATCCTCGGCGCGTTCATGTTCAACGCCATCTACAAGTTCCCCGCGTACCGCTTCGACTGCACGGGCGTCTTCACCACCACGGCGTGGACCGACGCCTACCGCGGCGCGGGCAGACCCGAGGCGACCTACGCCGTCGAGCGGATGATGGACGAGCTCGCGGCCGAGCTGGGCATGGACCCGATGGAGGTACGGCGCAAGAACTGGATCACCCACGAGGAGTTCCCGTTCACGACCGTCGCCGGCCTCACGTACGACTCGGGCAACTACGAGGCGGCGACCGACCAGGCGATGTCGACGTTCGGCTACGACGAGCTCCGCAGGGAGCAGGCCGAGCGCCGCGACCGCGGCGACCCCGTGCAGCTGGGCATCGGCGTCTCGACCTACACCGAGATGTGTGGTCTCGCGCCGTCGCGCGTGCTGGGCGCACTGAAGTACGCCGCGGGCGGCTGGGAGCACGCCGACGTCCGCATGCTGGCGTCGGGGAAGGTCGAGGTGGTGACCGGCACGTCACCGCACGGGCAGGGGCACGACACCGCGTGGAGCCAGATCGTCGCGGACCAGCTCGGCGTCCCGTTCGAGGACGTCGAGATCCTGCACGGCGACACCCGCACATCGGTTAAGGGCATGGACACCTACGGCTCGCGCTCGCTCTCGGTCGGCGGCGCCGCCACCGTCATGGCGTGCCAGCGCGTCGTGGAGAAGGCGAAGAAGGTCGCCGCCCACATGCTCGAGTGCAGTGAGGACGACGTCGAGTTCGTCGCCGGCACGTTCAAGGTGAAGGGCAGCCCGGGGTCGGAGAAGACCATCCAGGACATCGCGCTCGCGACGTTCGCCGCGCACGACCTGCCCGAGGGCTTCGAGGCGAGCCTCGACGCGAGCGCGACGTTCGACCCGGAGAACTTCTCCTATCCCCACGGCACGCACCTGTGCGCCGTGGAGGTCGACACCGAGACGGGCATGACGTCGATCAGGTCGTACGTCGCCGTCGACGACGTCGGCCACGTCATCAACCCGATGATCGTCGACGGCCAGGTGCACGGCGGCATCGCGCAGGGCATCGCCCAGGCGCTGTACGAGGACGCCATCTACGACGCGGAGGGCAACCTCGTCACCGGCACCTTCGTCGACTACACCCCGCCGACGGCCGCGGACCTCCCGGCGTTCACCACCAGCCGCACCGAGACGCCGGCGACGACTAACCCGCTCGGGGTGAAGGGCGTCGGCGAGGCGGGCACGATCGCGTCGACGCCCGCGGTGGTCAACGCGATCGTCGACGCCGTTCGCCCGATGGGCGTGACCGACGTGGCGATGCCCTGCTCACCGGAACGGGTCTGGCGGGCGATCCAGCAGGCGAAGGACGGTGCGCGATGA
- a CDS encoding MFS transporter encodes MSQEATSSLPSRSEHGTGVAKRDKRNAFTAAWLGWCLDGFETYVAVLVGHQVVGSLVAPDASALYFAGILAITLAAWACGGMISGVLSDYFGRRRVLMFAIIWYAVFTGLTALAPNYWFFIGFRFLTGLGMGAEWGPGAALVSEMWSNRTRGRGIAFLQGGFGVGFILATVVWTFVNNDPGSWRYMFLIGVLPALLVIFIRRYVKDPKLWIDADDRRREARKRKRAGQTLDKDDTALTTFTMTHIFADPVLRPRVVKLLVLATVTLGGWWAVSTLVPQFGAGMAAVQGGNPAAAAAAVALWYNVGGMLGYFAMGFFNDFFGRRPTMIVYFVGALIMNVVLFRFAGPDALRWAALVNGFFTLGVFTWMATWPVELFPTHARGTAITIIFNATRFIVAGATLLSGYLVDAFGSVSTTALVIGSIYVFGLIFTFWAGPETKGKPLPS; translated from the coding sequence ATGAGTCAGGAAGCCACCTCATCCCTACCTAGTCGATCGGAACACGGGACGGGAGTCGCGAAGCGCGACAAGCGCAACGCGTTCACCGCGGCATGGCTCGGCTGGTGCCTCGACGGGTTCGAGACCTACGTCGCGGTGCTCGTCGGCCACCAGGTCGTCGGCAGCCTCGTCGCGCCCGACGCCTCCGCGCTGTACTTCGCCGGCATCCTCGCCATCACGCTCGCCGCGTGGGCATGCGGCGGCATGATCTCCGGCGTGCTATCCGACTATTTCGGTCGCCGGCGCGTCCTGATGTTCGCGATCATCTGGTACGCCGTCTTCACCGGGCTCACCGCCCTCGCGCCCAACTACTGGTTCTTCATCGGGTTCCGCTTCCTCACCGGCCTCGGCATGGGCGCGGAGTGGGGACCGGGAGCGGCGCTCGTCTCCGAGATGTGGTCCAACCGCACCCGCGGACGCGGCATCGCGTTCCTGCAGGGTGGGTTCGGCGTCGGCTTCATCCTCGCCACGGTGGTGTGGACGTTCGTCAACAACGACCCCGGGTCGTGGCGGTACATGTTCCTCATCGGCGTGCTTCCCGCACTGCTGGTGATCTTCATCCGCCGCTACGTCAAGGACCCGAAGCTGTGGATCGACGCCGACGACCGCCGGCGGGAGGCACGCAAGCGCAAGCGGGCGGGACAGACGCTCGACAAGGACGACACCGCACTCACCACCTTCACGATGACGCACATCTTCGCCGATCCCGTGCTCCGACCGCGGGTCGTCAAGCTGCTCGTCCTCGCGACCGTGACGCTCGGCGGCTGGTGGGCGGTGTCGACCCTGGTCCCCCAGTTCGGCGCGGGCATGGCTGCCGTCCAAGGCGGCAATCCGGCGGCCGCGGCTGCGGCGGTCGCGCTCTGGTACAACGTCGGCGGGATGCTCGGCTACTTCGCCATGGGCTTCTTCAACGACTTCTTCGGGCGCAGACCCACGATGATCGTGTACTTCGTCGGCGCACTCATCATGAACGTCGTACTGTTCAGGTTCGCGGGGCCCGACGCACTGCGATGGGCGGCGCTGGTCAACGGGTTCTTCACCCTGGGCGTGTTCACCTGGATGGCGACCTGGCCGGTCGAGCTCTTCCCGACCCATGCGCGCGGCACGGCGATCACCATCATCTTCAACGCGACCAGGTTCATCGTCGCCGGGGCGACCCTGCTCTCCGGGTACCTCGTCGACGCCTTCGGGTCGGTCAGCACGACCGCCCTGGTCATCGGCTCGATCTACGTGTTCGGGCTGATCTTCACCTTCTGGGCAGGACCCGAGACGAAGGGCAAGCCGTTGCCGTCCTGA
- a CDS encoding flavin reductase has protein sequence MSLLATGVTVITTMTPEGPAGMTASAVCSLSLDPPQLLACIQQTLPTHKALETSSTFAVNVLGEDHIEIARRFATRGTDRFAGLTLLPDYPAPVLGDAIAHFVCAVEESHPGGDHSIFVGRVLACGYTQGERPLLYFDRRFGSLETPDAGLFRSWSESGTLV, from the coding sequence ATGTCCCTGCTCGCGACCGGCGTCACCGTGATCACCACGATGACGCCTGAGGGACCGGCCGGCATGACCGCATCGGCGGTCTGCTCGCTCTCGCTGGACCCGCCGCAGCTGCTGGCCTGCATCCAGCAGACGCTGCCCACGCACAAGGCGCTCGAGACGAGCAGCACGTTCGCCGTCAACGTACTCGGCGAGGACCACATCGAGATCGCACGGCGCTTCGCGACGCGCGGCACCGACCGGTTCGCCGGACTCACGCTCCTCCCCGACTACCCCGCGCCGGTCCTCGGCGACGCCATCGCCCACTTCGTCTGTGCCGTCGAGGAGAGCCACCCGGGCGGCGACCATTCGATCTTCGTCGGCCGCGTCCTCGCCTGCGGGTACACCCAGGGCGAACGCCCGCTGCTCTACTTCGACCGCCGGTTCGGCTCGCTGGAGACGCCTGACGCCGGCCTGTTCCGGTCGTGGTCCGAGAGCGGAACGTTGGTGTAG
- a CDS encoding glucose 1-dehydrogenase, which translates to MDRGQDSGGRVAVVTGAAHGIGRAIAERLATSGTVVAVADVDGEGARATVAAVEAAGGRATAHVVDLAVRDQRAALVPAVIGDHGRVDVLVNNAATLGARHDLFALDEDDWATVIATNLTATAFLSRDAGRDMATRGAGVIVNLASLHAQLPLPRHVAYAASKGGISALTRALAVELAPHGVRVNAVVPGMIASEALMHEIDDVSGGSPAGPEPSTLVGRLGRPEEIASAVAYLASDEAAFVTGALWQVDGGRAISRKPDPLYRL; encoded by the coding sequence ATGGACAGAGGTCAGGACTCTGGCGGGAGAGTCGCGGTCGTCACCGGCGCGGCTCACGGGATCGGCCGTGCCATCGCCGAGCGTCTCGCGACCTCCGGCACCGTCGTCGCGGTCGCCGACGTCGACGGCGAGGGCGCCCGCGCCACGGTGGCCGCCGTCGAGGCGGCCGGTGGCCGGGCCACCGCGCACGTCGTCGACCTGGCCGTACGCGACCAGCGCGCCGCGCTCGTGCCGGCCGTGATCGGGGACCACGGCCGCGTCGACGTCCTCGTCAACAACGCCGCCACGCTCGGGGCACGGCACGACCTCTTCGCGCTCGACGAGGACGACTGGGCAACGGTCATCGCGACCAACCTCACCGCGACGGCGTTCCTCAGCCGCGACGCCGGCAGGGACATGGCGACGCGGGGGGCCGGCGTGATCGTCAACCTCGCGAGCCTGCACGCCCAGCTCCCGCTCCCCCGGCACGTCGCGTACGCCGCGAGCAAGGGCGGCATCTCCGCGCTGACCCGCGCCCTCGCCGTGGAGCTCGCTCCGCACGGCGTCCGCGTCAACGCCGTCGTCCCCGGCATGATCGCCTCCGAAGCACTGATGCACGAGATCGACGACGTCTCCGGCGGCTCGCCGGCCGGACCCGAACCGTCGACCCTGGTCGGCCGGCTCGGCAGGCCGGAGGAGATCGCGAGCGCCGTCGCGTACCTCGCGTCGGACGAGGCCGCGTTCGTCACCGGTGCACTCTGGCAGGTCGACGGCGGGCGGGCGATCAGCCGCAAGCCCGACCCGCTCTACCGGCTATAG
- the trxA gene encoding thioredoxin, translated as MATRELTEANFSQVVDDNAIVLVDFWATWCPPCRIFGPIFEKASERHPDIVFGKVDTDAEPALAQAHDVMSIPTIVAIRDGIVLHAQAGALPERALEELIGKVRALDMATVHDELANRQQAG; from the coding sequence GTGGCAACGAGGGAACTGACCGAGGCGAACTTCAGCCAGGTCGTGGACGACAACGCGATCGTGCTCGTGGACTTCTGGGCCACCTGGTGCCCACCGTGCCGGATCTTCGGCCCGATCTTCGAGAAGGCGTCCGAGCGCCACCCCGACATCGTGTTCGGCAAGGTCGACACCGACGCCGAGCCGGCACTGGCACAGGCCCACGACGTCATGTCGATCCCGACGATCGTCGCCATCCGCGACGGGATCGTCCTGCACGCCCAGGCCGGTGCCCTGCCCGAGCGGGCACTCGAGGAGCTGATCGGCAAGGTCCGCGCCCTCGACATGGCGACGGTCCACGACGAGCTCGCGAACCGGCAACAGGCAGGCTGA
- a CDS encoding heme-binding protein yields the protein MLTSRRLDIADARCILQGAANHCDVIGVPQCTAVVDDAGVLIAFERLDGGKVSSVSIALDKAFTAAAARNTTAFYGDDGNPGSPTWRINGTNGGRFSTIGGGIPVIVDGAVVGGIGVSSGTAAQDIEVAEAALAHFLVTTGHAAAAE from the coding sequence GTGCTGACCAGTCGACGGCTCGACATCGCGGACGCGCGCTGCATCCTGCAGGGCGCGGCCAACCACTGCGACGTCATCGGTGTGCCCCAGTGCACCGCCGTGGTCGACGATGCGGGCGTGCTCATCGCGTTCGAACGCCTCGACGGAGGCAAGGTCTCCAGCGTGTCCATCGCCCTCGACAAGGCGTTCACCGCCGCGGCGGCACGCAACACCACCGCTTTCTACGGCGACGACGGTAACCCCGGCAGTCCGACCTGGCGGATCAACGGCACCAACGGCGGGCGGTTCTCGACCATCGGCGGCGGCATCCCCGTCATCGTCGACGGTGCCGTCGTGGGTGGCATCGGCGTGAGCAGCGGTACGGCGGCGCAGGACATCGAGGTCGCCGAGGCCGCTCTCGCCCATTTCTTGGTAACGACCGGGCACGCTGCAGCTGCCGAGTAG
- a CDS encoding dihydrodipicolinate synthase family protein yields the protein MVDGLPRGVIGACLTPFRADGGVDEGALERELEFMVGHCDAVSMLGAEVSEYRMLTAEDRRRVLRRGIGQVNGRVPVLSGASSPRLPEVAELAALAAAAGADYVQVLIPRRPWGPDLGADEVLGYFTAVVEVSPLPVVVYHNPGYGSDPSPDLLVELSRLDGVVAFKESSRDMARIGRLIADIDVAGHAGYFTTMQPLLATLLQGGSGAMMPVPATLIGAEIVRAVRLGDLDAARRSQALFAGFPGRWKSYGLTPVMKCAMGHLGIDLGVSVSPYAGVAEAHAAEIGEFVADAGLPSRV from the coding sequence ATGGTGGACGGCCTTCCGCGTGGCGTGATCGGTGCGTGTCTCACCCCGTTCCGCGCCGACGGCGGCGTCGACGAGGGCGCACTGGAGCGCGAGCTCGAATTCATGGTCGGGCACTGCGACGCGGTCTCGATGCTCGGTGCAGAGGTCTCGGAGTACCGCATGCTCACCGCCGAGGACCGGCGCAGGGTGCTGCGCCGCGGGATCGGCCAGGTGAACGGGCGGGTGCCGGTGCTGTCCGGCGCGTCGAGCCCGCGGCTGCCCGAGGTGGCGGAGCTCGCAGCACTCGCCGCCGCGGCCGGGGCCGACTACGTGCAGGTGTTGATCCCCCGTCGGCCGTGGGGTCCCGACCTCGGTGCCGACGAGGTGCTCGGCTACTTCACCGCGGTGGTCGAGGTGAGCCCGCTGCCCGTGGTCGTGTACCACAACCCGGGGTACGGGTCGGATCCCTCGCCCGACCTGCTCGTCGAACTGAGCCGGCTCGACGGCGTGGTGGCCTTCAAGGAGAGCTCGCGCGACATGGCGCGCATCGGCCGACTCATCGCGGATATCGACGTCGCGGGTCACGCCGGTTACTTCACCACCATGCAGCCACTGCTCGCCACCCTCCTGCAGGGCGGCTCCGGCGCGATGATGCCCGTCCCCGCGACCCTCATCGGTGCCGAGATCGTGCGCGCGGTGCGATTGGGCGACCTCGACGCGGCCAGGCGGTCCCAGGCGCTGTTCGCCGGGTTCCCCGGGCGCTGGAAGTCGTACGGCCTCACCCCGGTCATGAAGTGCGCGATGGGTCATCTCGGCATCGACCTCGGCGTGAGCGTGTCGCCGTACGCCGGCGTGGCCGAGGCGCACGCCGCAGAGATCGGGGAGTTCGTGGCCGACGCGGGGCTGCCGAGCCGCGTCTGA